TTCACACAGGAGCACAGTCAAGTCATTACGAACATTTTTTGGTCAAATAGTTTTATATAAACAGCTTTAAATTTATACTTtactcacagaaaaaaaacatgtccaaGCATGTACTCAGATCTGTGGGTGAAAgttcttttcctgttttccttcagCCTGGAAAGAGGAAAGAGGCTGGTTTATGTAACAGGACTCCTCCTCTCTGAGATCAGCTAGAAATTACTTTAATGCAGCCGAGCAAGAGGGAGCCATgggttttattcttttcttctctttagaAACATGGATACTGCTGATCACATTTATCTGCATATTTGTTATGTGAGTTACTGGTTACAGTAAAACACGGTTTAGATTCAAGGTGGCAACAGCTGAATTGGTCAAGCTCAGACAAGCAAGTTAACAGTAAATAGTGTTTGAGTGAACGTGTGCACCTTCATGCTTTAACCCCTTTGATGTTCTGTCTAGGTACGGCCACTGGACCTTTGGTATATTTGAGAAGATGGGGATCCCAGGTCCAAAGCCAGTCATGTACTGGGGGACAATAGCCAGGCACAACCGTGTATGTAAATCCTTGTGAATGCTATTTGTAAAGATCGAATGATTTGTACCAAGTATAGAAGGATACATTGAATAATGTATAACATATCTTAGTGATAAATATGCATTTCCCGTTAACAGGTTCACTTCTTAGATGACTATGAATGTGCTCAAAAGTATGAGAGAATATGGGGGTGAGTTTGTAAAAATGTCCTTATAAGAGCATGTGTatgtttttaatggatttctcTGTTTCTGTCAGCACAATTGGATCCAAAGCTCCTTCAGCAATAAGAAATATTTTCCACTACAAAAACCTCCCGAAATGCAGATGTGTTCTGTGTAAATGTTCAGTGTGTATGAGTTTAGGAAACCCATGCTGGCTGTGATGGATCCTGACATGCTGAAAACCATCCTGGTGAAGGAGTGCTTCACCTACTTTACCAACCGCAGGGTGAGAACACGAGCATGAAATGAACACTGACTGAAACAAAACACCCAACAGTCTGTCATAGTAAAACTTTGTGGTAACTGGTAACCCTGGGATatgattgttttttgtttttccaataaAATAAGTTACATTTTACGTATTTTCAAAATGATCAAATCATCCTGCTGGAAATAAGAAATTGGAGAAATAATGAGAAAACGTTTCAAGAAATGTTTTCATGAGTTCCCTCAGTAGCAACAAAagctgaaaacactgaaaacatacAACAGACAACAGTAACACATCAAGCATGCTCACTTTCTGGTCTGACATGGCTCTTTAGCTTTTAAAATGATATAATAACACTTTTAACATAGCACAATTTCAAAGATGTAACAActtacactaccagtcaaaagtttggacacaacttctcatttaatgtttttttttcttaatttttactactttctacattgtagatacaaaCTAAAGAAATCagatatatgaagcaagatatatggaattatgtagcaaagtcttgtattttagattcattaaagtagccaccctttgcttcgtgacagtgctgcaaacccttggccttttttcagtgagcttcatgatgtgatcacctgaaatggttttcacttcacaggtgtcCCTTGTCAGCGTTCATTTGTGGaattcttgccttcttaatggggttgggaccatctgttgtgtcaggttggtacacagttGACAtccctatttgacaactgttagaattcatattatagcaagaaccaatcagctaagtaaagagaaacgacagtccatcattactttaaaaactgaaggtcagtcagtccagaacattgctaaaactttgaatgtgttcCCAAGTGCAgttgcaaaaaccatcaagaACTACGAcgaaactggctcacatgaggaccgccccaggaaaggaagaccaagagtcacctctgctgctgaggataaattcatccaagtcaccagcctcagaaatcgcaagttaacagcacctcagattagagcccagataaatgccacacagagttccagtagcagacacatctctacatcaactgttcagaggagactgtgtgaatcaggtCTTTACgatcaaatagctgctaagaaaccatgactaaggaaaagcaacaaacaCAAGAGATTTGTTGGGCCAAGAATAACaaggacattagaccagtggaaatctgtgctttggtctgatgagtccaaatctgaGATCTTTTGTTCCACCCACCGTTTCTTTGTGTGACACAGAAAACGTGAAcagatggtctctacatgcatggttcccagcgtgaagcatggaggaggaggtgtgatggtacTGGTGCTTTGCTGGTAACACTCTTGGGGATTcattcaaaattgaaggcacactgaaccagcatggctaccacagcattctgcaAAAACGTGCCATCCCATCTGGTTTGCGTTTAATcggaccatcatttatttttcaacaggacaatgaccccaaacacgcCTCCGGGCTGTGTGAGggctgtttgaccaagaaggagagtgatggccTGGTTTCcgcagtcacctgacctaaacccagtcgagatggtttgggatgagatggacctcagagtgaaggcaaaagggccaacaggtgctcagcatctctgggaactcctgttggaaaaccatttcaggtgacgacctcatgaagctcatcgagaGAACGCCAAgcgtgtgcaaagcagtaatcaaagcaaagggcggctactttgaagaatctaaaatataaaacatgttttgaggttttttttgtttactataTAATTCCATAcatgttcattcatagttttgatttGCATCTGCGAATCCTTTGCCTTATCATTGTACAAGTATTTAAAGCTGTTTGCCAAACACGTGCAAACATATAACCATGACCTAAAACCACGATCTCTCTAGAACTTTCGTCTGAACGGAGATCTCTATGACGCAGTGTCTCTGGCTGAGGATGATCAGTGGAGACGGATTCGTAACatcctctctccctccttcaCCTCTGGCCATCTAAAAGAAGTAGGTGGAGATACGTATATCAAGGTTACAAAAGAGTATTATCCGTTTTCACCATTGCGTTCTTTTCCTCTGTTCAAGATGTTTAGCATCATGAAGCATCATTCGCGCAAACTGACAGACAGCCTGCAGTCCAAGGCGCACAATGATGAGGTCATTATTGTGAAAGAGTGAGTGATGCCATCCAAGCTGAGTTTGTAAAACATTAAACCTCAGATTTTCCCCCAAGATGAAAACTAAATGTATTAGCTGAAGGAACTTGTAGGCTGATTTTGCAGCTGTGTGGAGCAAACGGTTGAAGGCCTTGAATGTGCCACTGCTGAGTACAATGTGTGCATTTCAGCTTCTTTGGACCCTACAGCATTGACGTGATGGCAAGCTGTATATTCAGTGTGGATTTTGACTCAATCAAGAACCCTTCCAATCCCTTCATCACCCACGCAAACCAGATGTTTAAATTTCCCcttcttctttatatttttcaaggtactgcctctgttttgtttttgggtttttttgtcttattATTAACAGATTTATTTGGTAACCAAAGGTTTTAAcccattttttctttctcagcatgctttccaatttttcttcctcttttggAGCGTTTGGGTGTCTCCTTGTTCCCCAAGTCTTCTACCGCTTTCTTAAAGTCAGTTGCGGAGAAGGTCAAAGCAGAACGCAACAGCTCGTCCCAGGTTtggacaaacacacagctcagtATCATCATAAATACAATCTTCTCTCACAGCTCATCGAATGTTTAGCCACGATGAAACTTGCTGAGAAATCACTAACAGATGACTGAAACAATCTCACCTCATGATCTGTTTTGCATGTGTTAGTCACATCATGTGACCTTGATTGGTAAGAAATATCCAAATCTGTCTGACAGTTGGATCAACAAACCATCAACCTCCTGTGATCTTGACATGGTGTGCCACACATACAAAGAGAACACCAGAAAATGACAGAGGTTTCAAAATTCCTAAAGTGTCTCCAATTATTGGCACCAATTCTTAAACTATTCTATTTCCTGTGACCTGTTTTTGTAGACTTCAGATGATATGCTTGAGCATTTGATCAAGTGTCAGACAGCCAGTGAAAacgacaaagaaaagaagcataAGGGTAAAAACATCACCACACGTAGAGTCCCTGTGGTCACATGTATGCACATCAGATGTCTCATGCCCACTTCTCTCGTCGCTAACAGGTCTTACTGAACACGAGATCATTTCCCAAGTGaccatgtttgtgtttgctggCTACGAGACAAGTGCCATCGCTCTTGTTTTCTTAGCTTACAGTTTGGCAAGAAATCCTGAAATCATGAAACGCCTTCAAAGAGAAATAGACTCCACTTTCCCAAACAAGGTAGAATCAAAGTTTCTGGTTATGGAGTTGTTTTCTTAATAATATTTGATGAAAACATTAAATCAGAGCTGTCTTTAACCAAAACTGTGATTTGTAACAACCTTATAGGGTCCAGTAGAGTACGAAGCTCTGATGCAGATGGAGTACCTGGACAGTGTGGTCAGTGAGTGCCTTAGGTAATGAGCTTTTACTTGTGCTAGCTGAAAGAAATACACCATGAGACCACATGGTGGCAAAGAGAGAGAAGTGAAAGGGTGGAGTTAGATGAAGGTGTGGTAATggacaaaaaaactaaaagaaaaaacctgGGTATACCACAGGTCAGGGGAGCCATAGTGAAGATAGAGGCTCACAGAGGCTGTGATCCAAGCAGCACAGGCAACAGGCCTGTAGGAGCGTACCACAGCCCAGGACCGGAGTTACAGGCTGTGTAAATCTGCAACCCAAGACAGTCCAGCACATACCTGCAGGGTCTGAGAGGGTGTGCAAGCTGGGACATTGCACATGGATTGCACAAACACCAGCatacaataataattttaaaaaattcccacctactgaaaaaacaaatacCCATACCACATCAATCCAAATGCCAGTAGGAGTGCTTGTGATCGCATGCTTAGTGTAATACAGACATATAAAAAGTATTCCCATTTTGTCAACAGGCTGTACCCCTCAATTCCACGTCTGGAACGAGTGGCTAAGGAAACTGTAAAAATCAGTGAAATCACAATCCCAAAGGGCATGCTTGTTATGGTTCCAGTCTACGCTCTGCACCGTGACCCGGAGCTGTGGCCAGAGCCAGAGGAGTTCAAACCTGACAGGTAGTTAGCAAATTATTTATGTTTATCTTATCATTCTGAAGATAATTagcaacaattctgcaaagctACTTATCAGTTACTTAAGGCATGCCAACAAGGAATTTCCAAGTACTACTGGGGATTCTGGGGGATGTTCAGGGTTGTTTactcattcagtcattcactgCCAAGATTAACCCTGTAAAGCCTAAACCACTAAAACATCCACAGAAAGTTACATTTCAAACAACTCAGTTTTTATTGAgccttttaaacaaatgtattaattaataaataacagTTTGCACATTTGTATCATAgtttattatcatttttgctACATCTCATATTTTTATGCAATTTCTTTCTCACAGTAGGCCTGTGTCCGGTTactgaggaaaaaataaatcacacacaaaaacatgatatGCTTGGCATTACAACATTAAGCATATTTTCTTATGTAAATATCtttgtattatattttaaaggACATATTATTAGGGTAGCATTTAAACATGTGGTCTGTTATATAATTttcttaattaattaaaaacagtCATAGCAGGCAAAAAAACAATCATATAAATTGTGGGTATTTGACATATTTTTTCAAATTGTTTTGCAGATTTagtaaagaaaacaagcagaacatCAACCCGTATACTTACCTTCCATTTGGGGCTGGGCCAAGGAGCTGCATGGGGACGCGATTTGCTCTGATGATGGTTAAACTGGCCATGGTGGAAGTTTTGCAGAACTTCAGTTTCTCAGTCTGCAAAGAAACAGAGGTGACTGTGTGTAAATTACAAACTTAGCTTGTCATAATTTCCTTCATGCAAtaagacagacagaaaacaacatTTGCTGACAAAAACTGATGTTTCTAATTTAGTGAATTTGTCCATTCCTCAGATCCCATTAGAGATGGATGTTGCAGGCTTTGTCTCTCCGGTTCGACCAATCAAACTAAAGCTGAAGATGCGTTCCATCAGCTCAGCAAATGTGGATCCATGTAACTAGAAAGCACTCAGACAGATGATAAACTCGAATCAGATTCAAACTACAAGAATTTAATATGCAAGAAAAACTCTGGGTATGAAAATACCAATTTAGTATCTTTTATTAATGATCATCTACTCAGTTTTTGTCAGTTGGTTAGCATTTAAAAAAGCAGTAAATAATCACTAATCACTGTTTGATATGTCACATCATTAAGAAGTAATGACACAGAGTGCCTCACTAACATATAGAAAAAGGTGGACACTGTAGAAAAGATTTAAACTACATAAATATTTGGAAATATTTGTAAATAATTTTGTTTCTGTACATTACcacaatacattttaaatgaaacagctGAGATGCAGTTGAAGGGCAGACTTTCACCTTTAATTCAGTGGGTTGAACAAAAAGATTGTGTAAAAGTGTGAGGAACTAAAGTATACTTTAACATCATGTCAGGAGCTcgaaagtaattggacaaattaaataagtgaaaatataatgttcatttctaatacttggttgaaaaccctttaatgacagcctgaagtcttgaactcGTGTACATCACTAGATGCTGGGTTTCCTCttttttaatgctctgccaggcctttactgcagcggctttcagttgctgtttaTTTGTGGGCCTTTCTGTCTGAAGTGAAATACTCAGTTGGGTTAAGATCAGttgactgacttggccattgaagaatattccacttctctgctttaataaactcctgggTTGCTTTGGCTTTATGTTTCGGGTCATTGTGTATGTGTATTATAAAAAGGCCACCAACTCAATTTGACTGcagttagctggatttgagcagACAGTATATCTATGAACACCTCAGActtcattcagctgcttctgtcctgtgtcacatcatcaataaacactagtgtccCAGTGCCACTGGCAACCATGCACACCCGAGCCAATCTAACCTTTCTGTTCTTGAGGCTTATGGTTAGCTTTACCTTGCAGTGAATgctctgtatttactttcatgcagtcttctctttatgGTAGACTTGGATATCGATACGCCTACTCCCTGGAGAGTGTTGTTCACTTGCTGGTTGTTTTGAAGGGGTTTCTCTTCACAGTGGAAATAACTCTGCGATTATCCACCACTGTTGGCTTCCGTTGATGTCCAGGTCTTTTGGCATTGCTGAGTTCACCTGTGCTTCCTTTGTTTCTCAGGATGTACCAAAGTGCAGATTTTGTCATTCCCAGTATTGTAGGATTTGTCAGAtgggtttttctgttttcacagcttaaggatggcttgtttcactTGCATGGAGAGCTCCTTTGACCTCATGTTGTCTCCtcacagcaaaatcttccaaatgcaagcaacacacctcaaatcaactccagaccttttatttgtttgattgaTAATGACACCATGAAGGAATTGCCCACACCTGCTCATTAAATAACCTTCAATTGTCAattgtccaaaaaaacaaactaatagATCTATAATGAAAGGGTCATGGATGAAGGCTTAATCTAAAGGCTTTAATTTTACACATGTTAAATTACTCTTTTTTTGGAAAGGTGATACAtaaacattcaattcaattcaattcaataaaactttattgatcctgaagGTTGACCCCGAAGGAAATTGGGAGACAGCATCTCTTCACTGTGAGAGCTCTAAAAAAGCTGAGAGAGTGGGAGGAAGAGAGTGGGTGTGGATGCTGCTTATCTTCCTGGAGGAGCATTTTTCGTTTGTTTTATTCTTATTAACCCTGCTGTTCATTAATAAACTATTCTTGCAACAGACACAGCTCGTCCTCTGTGGTTTTCTTTGAGTGCATTTTCCTAAGTCAACTAAACATAAGCTGATTGAGAGGCTCAGGCTTTCCAGCCCAAAGCTTTTGACTCAAATTAAACGGATGACCAGAAGACACAAAGACACTTTTCCAGTGAATGAATGTTCTTTTCTATTTAAATTCAAAAACTCAGGTATCTGAACCAAAAGCCAAAATGACTGTAACATTGTTACACGTAGACATGATCCACGAAATGAAGCTTATGCGTAAATTCAATAAAGAAGCTCTGTAATGAGCCATCTGCCTGTTTCCTGGGTGTTAGTCTGCTTTTCTGTTCTCTGCAGCTCTATGACTTTCCCACGCTGTCAATCTCAGTAGAGTTATCATTACTCTGGTCCAGTTCTGTCATAATAGGTCCTTGGGGTCTAATCGACAAATACATTAATTCCTAAAGCTCCATAAATCATGTTCAAATCCTCCAAGTGATCTCTCCTTATTGAGCTGTGACAAAAAAGTGGTGGCGCTCCGAGAGGATA
This sequence is a window from Oreochromis niloticus isolate F11D_XX linkage group LG6, O_niloticus_UMD_NMBU, whole genome shotgun sequence. Protein-coding genes within it:
- the LOC100700506 gene encoding cytochrome P450 3A40 isoform X1 gives rise to the protein MGFILFFSLETWILLITFICIFVMYGHWTFGIFEKMGIPGPKPVMYWGTIARHNRVHFLDDYECAQKYERIWGVYEFRKPMLAVMDPDMLKTILVKECFTYFTNRRNFRLNGDLYDAVSLAEDDQWRRIRNILSPSFTSGHLKEMFSIMKHHSRKLTDSLQSKAHNDEVIIVKDFFGPYSIDVMASCIFSVDFDSIKNPSNPFITHANQMFKFPLLLYIFQACFPIFLPLLERLGVSLFPKSSTAFLKSVAEKVKAERNSSSQTSDDMLEHLIKCQTASENDKEKKHKGLTEHEIISQVTMFVFAGYETSAIALVFLAYSLARNPEIMKRLQREIDSTFPNKGPVEYEALMQMEYLDSVVSECLRLYPSIPRLERVAKETVKISEITIPKGMLVMVPVYALHRDPELWPEPEEFKPDRFSKENKQNINPYTYLPFGAGPRSCMGTRFALMMVKLAMVEVLQNFSFSVCKETEIPLEMDVAGFVSPVRPIKLKLKMRSISSANVDPCN
- the LOC100700506 gene encoding cytochrome P450 3A30 isoform X2, with the protein product MGFVLFFSLETWILLITFICIFVMYGHWTFGIFEKMGIPGPKPVMYWGTIARHNRVHYLDDYECAQKYGRIWGVYEFRKPMLAVMDPDMLKTILVKECFTYFTNRRNFRLNGDLYDAVSLAEDDQWRRIRNILSPSFTSGHLKEMFSIMKHHSRKLTDSLQSKAHNDEVIIVKDFFGPYSIDVMASCIFSVDFDSIKNPSNPFITHANQMFKFPLLLYIFQACFPIFLPLLERLGVSLFPKSSTAFLKSVAEKVKAERNSSSQTSDDMLEHLIKCQTASENDKEKKHKGLTEHEIISQVTMFVFAGYETSAIALVFLAYSLARNPEIMKRLQREIDSTFPNKGPVEYEALMQMEYLDSVVSECLRLYPSIPRLERVAKETVKISEITIPKGMLVMVPVYALHRDPELWPEPEEFKPDRFSKENKQNINPYTYLPFGAGPRSCMGTRFALMMVKLAMVEVLQNFSFSVCKETEIPLEMDVAGFVSPVRPIKLKLKMRSISSANVDPCN